In the genome of Negativicoccus succinicivorans, one region contains:
- a CDS encoding AzlC family ABC transporter permease, with protein MNKHFRRGLAKGVPIAIGYMPIAIAYGVLSSVYGMPAWFVLASSAIVYAGSAQFMAANLMITGTGVWEIILTTLVVNSRNLLLAAGLAHNLEAGATKSERLAVGSLTTDELFSVALLEKHQALPPAYVIGIGLSGYLSWVVGTAFGIGLTDLLPPALASSMGIGLYAMFLGLLVPALREQPQARLVTLIAVTMNLLLYALATLLGIGHGLTIFIATVSAVALVTAAKKRLQW; from the coding sequence ATGAATAAGCATTTTCGCCGCGGTTTGGCGAAAGGAGTGCCGATTGCCATCGGCTATATGCCGATCGCGATCGCGTACGGTGTCTTATCCTCCGTGTACGGCATGCCCGCGTGGTTCGTGCTGGCGTCATCCGCGATCGTCTACGCCGGTTCCGCGCAGTTTATGGCGGCGAACTTGATGATTACCGGCACGGGCGTGTGGGAAATTATTTTAACCACGCTGGTGGTGAATTCCCGCAACCTGCTTTTGGCGGCGGGGCTCGCGCATAATTTGGAAGCGGGGGCGACGAAGTCGGAGCGTTTGGCGGTCGGTTCGTTGACGACCGATGAATTATTTTCCGTCGCGCTCCTAGAAAAACATCAGGCCTTGCCGCCGGCGTATGTCATCGGGATCGGTCTGTCGGGATATCTCTCCTGGGTAGTCGGTACGGCATTCGGCATCGGACTGACCGATTTATTGCCGCCCGCGCTCGCAAGTTCCATGGGCATCGGTTTATACGCGATGTTTCTCGGCTTGCTGGTGCCGGCGTTGCGGGAACAGCCGCAGGCGCGTTTGGTGACGCTGATCGCGGTCACGATGAATTTGCTGTTGTACGCGTTGGCGACATTGCTCGGCATCGGCCACGGTTTGACGATTTTCATCGCGACAGTCAGCGCGGTCGCATTGGTCACGGCGGCAAAGAAGCGATTACAATGGTAA
- a CDS encoding AzlD domain-containing protein, giving the protein MVNQSDAFYILLLIGMWFVTLVPRIAPPFFWRADKVPPKLSFALALIPFAVLGALIVPGVFVSMEETPLLATTVSLLVAIGLAFYRANLVLIVLASILVHYGLSVLVAA; this is encoded by the coding sequence ATGGTAAATCAAAGCGATGCCTTTTATATTCTTTTGCTGATCGGCATGTGGTTCGTTACTTTGGTGCCGCGCATTGCGCCGCCGTTCTTTTGGCGAGCGGATAAAGTGCCGCCGAAACTTTCCTTTGCGCTTGCTCTGATCCCTTTCGCCGTGTTGGGCGCGTTGATCGTGCCCGGCGTATTTGTCAGCATGGAGGAGACGCCATTGCTCGCCACGACGGTGTCGTTGCTGGTTGCGATCGGGCTCGCGTTTTACCGCGCGAATTTAGTGCTCATCGTCCTCGCGAGCATTTTGGTGCATTACGGTCTGAGCGTACTGGTCGCCGCGTAA
- a CDS encoding APC family permease has protein sequence MRKFTFSSFSQLLLGRPLKSTELSHERLPKWKALPIFSSDALSSIGYGPEQIALVLVLPGLILYDYFPWIIAAIVALLFIITISYAQVIKVHPQGGGAYSIAKEYLGEYPALLAAASLCADYVLTVAVSVSSGTAALISAWPELIPYQISIDLFAVFAILMLINLRGLREASNAFVWPTYAFLITALMIAGSGIYQIFVLGRPPVILPQATTMLPPGTLCFLLLLAFANGCSSMTGVEAIANGAGAFREPVAQNAKRTIAVMAIILSTLLISTGFLIVHFGLLPSADRTLLSLLAETVWGRGTGYFIFQLLTMVILYLAANTAYNGLPPLMSILAQDGYLPRYLAQRGSRLSFANGIVLLSLCAGGLIVAFHGSVEHLISLYAVGVFLSFTLAQAGLCVHWLRQQPRPYGRLLLNGFGALVTAAVVGIILVTKFIHGAWIILIFLPILMRIFKAIHTHYEKVREALTLSSEELTNILAQPVNEHHVLLPVASPTRAVARALRYARDITDDAHIHALHIAIDAEAGERVRQKWHRLLPEISIEVIPSPYRDFSEPLLDYIKAFRDRHPDASIAVLIPEFEVGSGWERLLHNQQGLQLRWQLLNRFDVIVTTVPLLLTDPHEKKE, from the coding sequence ATGCGCAAATTTACATTTTCTTCATTTTCTCAATTGCTTTTAGGACGTCCGCTCAAGAGTACGGAACTCAGCCACGAACGGCTGCCGAAGTGGAAAGCGTTGCCGATCTTTTCGTCTGACGCGCTTTCCTCCATCGGTTACGGCCCGGAACAAATCGCGCTGGTTTTGGTATTGCCGGGGCTGATTTTATACGACTACTTTCCGTGGATTATCGCCGCGATCGTAGCGCTGCTTTTCATCATTACGATTTCCTACGCGCAGGTCATCAAGGTGCATCCCCAAGGCGGCGGTGCCTATTCGATCGCCAAGGAGTATCTCGGTGAATATCCGGCGCTGCTCGCGGCGGCGAGTTTATGCGCGGACTACGTGCTGACGGTCGCCGTATCGGTATCGTCCGGCACGGCAGCGTTGATTTCCGCGTGGCCGGAGCTCATACCGTACCAAATTTCCATTGATCTCTTCGCGGTGTTTGCGATATTGATGCTGATCAATTTACGCGGTTTGCGCGAGGCGTCCAACGCCTTTGTGTGGCCGACGTATGCTTTTTTGATCACGGCACTGATGATCGCCGGATCGGGGATCTACCAAATTTTTGTGCTCGGTCGACCACCGGTCATTCTGCCGCAGGCGACGACCATGCTCCCGCCGGGCACCCTTTGCTTTTTACTGTTGTTGGCATTCGCCAACGGTTGTTCTTCGATGACCGGCGTGGAGGCGATTGCTAACGGCGCGGGAGCATTCCGGGAACCGGTAGCGCAAAACGCGAAAAGAACAATTGCCGTAATGGCGATTATCCTGTCGACGCTGCTGATCTCCACGGGTTTTCTCATCGTGCATTTCGGCTTGCTGCCGAGCGCGGACCGCACCTTGCTCTCCCTCTTGGCGGAAACCGTGTGGGGACGCGGAACCGGTTATTTCATCTTCCAGCTGCTGACCATGGTGATTTTATATTTAGCCGCCAATACCGCGTACAACGGTTTGCCGCCGCTGATGTCCATTTTGGCGCAAGACGGCTACCTGCCGCGCTACCTCGCGCAGCGCGGTTCGCGCCTTTCCTTTGCCAACGGCATCGTTTTACTGTCGCTTTGCGCCGGCGGACTGATCGTCGCGTTCCACGGCAGTGTGGAGCATTTGATTTCGCTGTACGCAGTGGGCGTATTTCTTTCCTTCACATTGGCCCAGGCGGGTCTTTGCGTGCATTGGCTCCGCCAACAGCCGCGCCCGTACGGACGACTCTTGCTGAACGGCTTCGGCGCGCTGGTCACGGCGGCCGTCGTGGGCATCATTTTAGTCACCAAATTCATTCACGGCGCCTGGATCATTTTAATCTTCCTGCCGATTTTAATGCGCATATTTAAGGCGATTCACACGCACTACGAAAAGGTACGGGAAGCGTTGACACTTTCCTCGGAAGAGCTGACGAATATTCTGGCGCAACCGGTCAACGAGCACCACGTGTTGTTGCCGGTCGCAAGTCCCACGCGCGCCGTCGCGCGCGCCTTGCGTTACGCGCGCGACATTACCGACGATGCGCACATTCACGCGCTCCATATCGCCATTGACGCGGAGGCCGGCGAACGTGTCCGCCAAAAATGGCACCGACTTTTGCCTGAGATTTCAATTGAGGTAATACCGTCGCCGTATCGGGATTTCTCCGAGCCTTTGTTGGATTACATCAAAGCATTTCGCGACCGCCACCCCGACGCGTCGATTGCGGTATTAATTCCGGAATTTGAGGTCGGCTCGGGCTGGGAGCGTCTGTTGCATAACCAACAAGGTTTGCAGCTGCGCTGGCAGCTTTTAAATCGATTTGACGTGATCGTGACAACCGTCCCGCTGCTATTGACGGATCCTCATGAGAAAAAAGAGTAA
- a CDS encoding helix-turn-helix transcriptional regulator, whose translation MQKGTKATEQELRVMTSPSEIPAKKLSVLYILTILRRFSDPEHPLSQQQILTHLQEDYGMVLDRKAVKRNLVNLLEAGYPLGYKPWQRKSASREKVENVYGSWYYEHEFAPVELTTLIDGLLFSHLPARQVEDMIQKLLRLQSRYYTNPTLGVHNIPNENWLNWQQESPANAQMLYSLDVLNEAIETQQPVVFHYLQYGPDKQQRPRVRRHRKRPHRYRVSPYAVVATNGRFYLIGNTEGHDDISHYRVDRMQDVRIEKKREVRPLREVTQSGDDELHLPKHLAEHVNMFAGPAVPCLFRCDREILDAVMDDFGTSCTISEVTDKTVVVGVTVNATALFHWSLQFGPAVKVLAPASLVHDLQRAAIAMADAYRHEEPLYFDHVEMR comes from the coding sequence ATGCAAAAGGGAACGAAAGCAACTGAACAGGAGTTGCGCGTGATGACGTCTCCGTCCGAGATTCCGGCGAAGAAGCTGAGTGTATTGTACATCTTGACGATACTGCGCCGCTTTTCCGATCCCGAACATCCGCTGTCGCAGCAGCAGATTCTGACGCACCTGCAAGAAGACTATGGAATGGTCTTAGATCGTAAAGCCGTCAAACGCAACCTGGTCAATCTCTTGGAAGCGGGCTATCCGCTCGGTTACAAACCGTGGCAACGCAAGAGCGCGAGCCGCGAAAAAGTGGAAAATGTCTACGGTTCGTGGTATTACGAGCATGAATTCGCGCCGGTGGAACTGACCACGCTCATTGACGGCCTGTTGTTTTCGCATTTACCGGCCCGGCAGGTCGAGGATATGATCCAAAAACTGTTGCGGTTGCAAAGTCGGTATTATACGAATCCCACGTTGGGAGTTCACAACATTCCGAATGAAAACTGGCTCAACTGGCAACAGGAAAGTCCCGCCAACGCGCAGATGCTGTATTCGTTGGACGTCTTGAATGAAGCGATTGAAACGCAGCAACCGGTCGTGTTCCATTACCTGCAATACGGTCCGGATAAGCAGCAGCGGCCGCGCGTTCGCCGGCATCGCAAGCGTCCGCATCGCTACCGGGTGAGCCCGTACGCGGTGGTCGCGACGAACGGTCGTTTCTACCTGATCGGTAATACCGAAGGGCATGATGATATTTCGCATTACCGCGTCGATCGGATGCAGGATGTGCGAATCGAAAAAAAACGTGAGGTTCGTCCGTTGCGCGAAGTGACGCAGTCGGGTGATGACGAATTGCATTTACCGAAGCATTTGGCGGAGCATGTCAACATGTTCGCCGGACCGGCGGTACCGTGTTTATTCCGCTGTGATCGCGAGATCTTGGACGCCGTCATGGACGATTTCGGAACCTCCTGCACGATCAGCGAAGTTACGGACAAAACCGTGGTCGTCGGAGTCACCGTGAACGCTACCGCGCTCTTCCACTGGTCGTTGCAATTCGGTCCGGCCGTGAAAGTGCTGGCGCCGGCATCACTGGTGCACGATCTGCAACGGGCGGCCATCGCCATGGCGGACGCGTATCGCCATGAAGAACCGTTATATTTTGATCATGTTGAGATGAGGTGA
- a CDS encoding cob(I)yrinic acid a,c-diamide adenosyltransferase, with protein sequence MKRGYIQVYTGDGKGKTTAAIGLAIRAVGAGLKVWLLQFMKSEYYSEQKILDGISPLLYRESLGKPYFIAPEGTLTEETKKALTDVVVFPPGNPPAEYVEACRNGVEIAARTLAKGEYDVVILDEINVALHFGLVTREDCEALIAAKPAGTELIFTGRKAPQWLVDRADLVTEMRNVKHYYDAGVANRRGIED encoded by the coding sequence ATGAAACGAGGCTATATCCAGGTCTATACGGGAGACGGTAAAGGCAAAACCACCGCCGCGATCGGGCTTGCGATTCGCGCCGTCGGCGCCGGTCTGAAAGTCTGGCTGCTGCAGTTCATGAAGTCGGAATACTACAGCGAGCAGAAAATTTTGGACGGAATTTCACCGCTTCTCTATCGGGAGTCGCTGGGTAAGCCGTATTTCATCGCGCCGGAAGGAACGCTCACCGAAGAAACTAAAAAAGCGCTTACCGATGTCGTCGTGTTTCCGCCGGGAAATCCGCCCGCCGAATACGTCGAAGCGTGCCGCAACGGCGTGGAGATCGCCGCGCGAACGCTGGCGAAAGGCGAGTACGATGTCGTGATCTTGGATGAAATCAATGTCGCGTTGCATTTCGGTTTGGTTACGCGCGAGGATTGCGAAGCGTTGATCGCCGCCAAGCCCGCCGGCACCGAACTTATTTTCACCGGTCGCAAAGCGCCGCAATGGTTAGTTGACCGCGCGGATCTGGTGACCGAAATGCGCAACGTGAAACATTACTATGACGCGGGTGTCGCGAATCGTCGCGGCATCGAAGACTGA
- a CDS encoding GerW family sporulation protein produces METKKTNEPTVTYTSDKIEALFQSFKHMISVETVVGEAVHIGDTTLVPFVDVAFGFGTGGAGTKGDGAGGGGKMTPTAILVIKGDRVELFSVKDGNKSGAFEKLLNMVPEIIDKMRKDKFIYIKEDEELHP; encoded by the coding sequence ATGGAAACGAAGAAAACGAACGAACCGACGGTAACCTATACGAGTGACAAAATTGAGGCGCTGTTCCAGAGCTTCAAACACATGATTTCGGTGGAAACCGTCGTTGGCGAAGCGGTACATATCGGAGACACCACGCTCGTGCCTTTTGTGGACGTGGCATTCGGTTTCGGTACCGGCGGCGCCGGAACGAAAGGCGACGGCGCTGGTGGCGGCGGCAAAATGACGCCGACCGCGATTTTGGTCATCAAAGGTGACCGCGTGGAACTTTTCTCCGTGAAAGACGGCAACAAGAGCGGCGCCTTTGAAAAATTGCTAAACATGGTGCCGGAAATTATCGACAAAATGCGCAAAGACAAATTTATTTACATTAAGGAAGACGAAGAACTCCATCCTTGA
- a CDS encoding OmpH family outer membrane protein, whose translation MKQKMIALALTGVFACGTMLTAAAAGIGYVNQQALMQAHPRMMKAQLTLKAETQKQQQKFDKEVVKLKDDNAKRDLYMKLQRELSEKEQELIGPIMRDVQKAIEKTRQEKGLDAILDRDAVVAGGQDVTVDVQKKF comes from the coding sequence ATGAAACAAAAAATGATAGCGCTCGCGCTCACCGGAGTGTTCGCATGCGGCACGATGCTGACCGCGGCGGCAGCCGGTATCGGCTACGTGAATCAGCAGGCTCTGATGCAGGCGCATCCGCGCATGATGAAAGCCCAGTTGACGCTGAAAGCGGAAACGCAAAAACAGCAGCAGAAGTTTGACAAAGAAGTTGTCAAACTGAAAGACGATAACGCGAAACGCGATCTCTACATGAAATTGCAGAGAGAATTATCGGAAAAAGAACAGGAACTGATAGGACCGATTATGCGGGATGTTCAAAAAGCGATCGAAAAAACCCGTCAGGAAAAAGGCTTGGACGCCATTCTGGATCGTGACGCGGTAGTGGCCGGCGGCCAAGACGTGACCGTGGACGTGCAGAAAAAATTTTAA
- the panD gene encoding aspartate 1-decarboxylase, translated as MTISMLQGKIHRATVTQAELDYVGSITVDSALLEAAGIQEYQAVQIVDVNNGQRFSTYTIAGEAGSGVICLNGAAARCVSVGDKIIIMAYADLTPEEASQHRPTVVFVEEDNRIHRVTDYEQHGRLSDQA; from the coding sequence ATGACGATTTCCATGTTACAGGGAAAAATCCACCGGGCCACCGTAACCCAGGCGGAATTAGATTATGTAGGAAGCATTACGGTAGACAGTGCATTATTAGAAGCCGCCGGTATTCAAGAATACCAGGCAGTGCAGATCGTGGACGTGAATAACGGCCAACGTTTCAGCACGTATACCATTGCCGGTGAAGCCGGCAGCGGCGTGATTTGCTTAAACGGCGCAGCCGCCCGCTGCGTCAGCGTCGGGGATAAGATCATTATCATGGCGTACGCCGACCTCACACCCGAAGAGGCGTCACAGCACCGACCGACCGTCGTATTTGTAGAGGAAGACAACCGTATTCATCGCGTAACCGATTATGAACAGCACGGCAGGTTAAGCGACCAGGCATAG
- the panC gene encoding pantoate--beta-alanine ligase: MQICTTVAEVRALVDAWHKEGKTVGLVPTMGFLHEGHESLIQKAVAENDCVVVSDFVNPTQFGPQEDLEAYPRDFAQDKARCEKNGAAAIFHPTPEEMYHDPAAYVNIEGLSSTLCGKSRPIHFRGVCTVVSKLFNIVRPERAYFGEKDAQQLAIIRKMVTDLNFPVTIVGCPIVREADGLAKSSRNTYLSAAERRAALCLSQAVKKGQQTIAPKMTAADVLQPMREILDNEPLARVDYLEMVDAQTMQPADRVDRAVLVAMAVYIGKTRLIDNFSFDPAGAR, from the coding sequence ATGCAAATTTGTACTACCGTTGCCGAGGTGCGCGCCTTAGTCGACGCCTGGCACAAAGAGGGAAAAACCGTCGGTCTCGTGCCGACGATGGGCTTTCTGCATGAAGGCCATGAAAGTTTGATTCAAAAAGCGGTCGCGGAAAATGACTGCGTAGTCGTTTCCGATTTTGTCAATCCGACGCAGTTCGGACCGCAGGAAGATTTGGAAGCGTATCCGCGCGATTTCGCGCAGGATAAAGCGCGTTGTGAAAAAAATGGCGCCGCGGCGATTTTTCATCCGACGCCGGAAGAGATGTACCACGATCCGGCGGCGTATGTCAATATCGAGGGATTGTCGTCGACATTGTGCGGCAAGTCGCGCCCGATTCATTTTCGCGGCGTGTGCACGGTCGTCAGCAAATTATTTAATATTGTCCGGCCGGAGCGGGCGTACTTTGGCGAGAAAGACGCCCAGCAATTAGCGATTATTCGCAAGATGGTCACGGATTTGAATTTTCCGGTGACGATTGTCGGTTGCCCGATCGTGCGCGAAGCGGACGGTTTGGCGAAATCGTCCCGCAACACGTATTTGAGCGCGGCGGAACGTCGCGCCGCGTTGTGCCTGTCGCAAGCGGTGAAAAAAGGTCAGCAAACGATCGCGCCGAAGATGACGGCGGCCGATGTATTGCAGCCGATGCGTGAGATTTTGGACAATGAACCGCTCGCCCGTGTGGATTATTTGGAAATGGTGGACGCGCAAACCATGCAGCCTGCAGATCGCGTTGACAGGGCTGTTTTGGTCGCGATGGCCGTGTATATCGGCAAAACGCGTCTCATTGATAATTTCTCGTTCGATCCGGCAGGTGCGCGATGA
- a CDS encoding bile acid:sodium symporter family protein, whose translation MKTIVKITGALTRYIGAIIIIFTAWAFWQPELFGWAVQYTAWFLGAAMFGMGLSIHAEDFAVVFARPREVLLGVALQYTVMPVAAWALAAGLGLPTDLALGVILVGCCPGGTASNVITYIAGGDVALSVGMTIVSTLLAPLATPFLVFGLAGAWVNVSLWAMIISVVKVVLIPVLLGLLLHTLFRSKIKPVQDVFPLVSVAAIVFIIAGIVAVNREKVLTSGLIVIGLVAIHNMVGLGLGYLAARQAKASYAKTTAIAIEVGMQNSGLAIALATANFAANPLATLPGAIFSVWHNISGSLFASYRRREEPDTAKDSVEQLPWETE comes from the coding sequence ATGAAAACGATCGTGAAGATCACCGGCGCGCTCACGCGCTACATCGGCGCCATCATCATCATTTTCACGGCGTGGGCCTTTTGGCAACCGGAATTATTCGGTTGGGCGGTACAGTATACCGCTTGGTTTTTAGGCGCGGCGATGTTCGGCATGGGGCTTTCCATTCACGCCGAAGATTTCGCCGTTGTGTTCGCCCGTCCGCGGGAAGTGCTTTTGGGCGTGGCGTTGCAGTATACGGTGATGCCGGTCGCCGCGTGGGCGTTGGCGGCCGGCTTGGGATTGCCGACGGACTTGGCGCTCGGCGTCATTTTGGTCGGTTGCTGCCCGGGCGGCACGGCGAGTAACGTCATTACGTACATCGCCGGCGGCGACGTCGCGCTTTCGGTCGGCATGACGATCGTCTCGACGCTTTTGGCGCCGCTGGCCACGCCGTTCTTGGTGTTCGGTCTCGCCGGTGCGTGGGTCAATGTTTCGCTTTGGGCGATGATTATTTCCGTCGTCAAAGTGGTCTTGATTCCGGTCCTGCTCGGTCTTTTGCTGCACACGCTGTTCCGTTCCAAAATCAAACCGGTACAGGATGTTTTCCCGTTGGTTTCGGTCGCGGCGATCGTTTTCATCATCGCCGGTATCGTGGCGGTGAACCGCGAAAAAGTGTTGACGAGCGGTCTGATTGTGATCGGTTTAGTGGCGATTCACAACATGGTCGGTCTCGGCCTCGGCTACTTGGCCGCGCGGCAAGCGAAAGCGTCGTACGCCAAAACAACGGCGATCGCGATCGAAGTCGGCATGCAAAACAGCGGTCTTGCGATTGCGCTGGCGACGGCGAACTTCGCCGCCAATCCGTTGGCGACTTTGCCCGGCGCGATCTTCAGCGTTTGGCACAACATTTCCGGCTCGCTCTTTGCCAGCTATCGTCGTCGGGAAGAACCGGATACAGCAAAGGATTCGGTCGAACAGTTGCCCTGGGAAACAGAGTAA
- a CDS encoding MFS transporter — MNLQHGVVLGWSTLHLRASFLMLTPLLLVLQAHFGLSHATIGMLTTLPLLVFAAVSPFVGNWIPRCGMTRLFGGAMVLLAAGAVLRSYAGITGLFAGTVLLSAGVAIGNVLLPTLTKVWYPEHTALATGIFVVAMNGMNAVSNAIVIPLAAHYGWQLVCASWAATAVVGAGLWFSLPNRRPTARAHKELSIRAVFSHYAAWWVALFMGLQSLVYFSLVTWLPYWVVAKGYDMALGGYYSFLFQLISLPASLLTPLLAQGRYRRHYGAAAGLIYLTGFYFVFAAQTPLYLTAAITWIALAAGATFSLCMLAFAVRAANPLIASRLSGVGQAIAYLLAAIGPVGVGALYGMYGSWPPLLSYFIGACLLLALCGYHALHFTKVGEDAR, encoded by the coding sequence ATGAATTTACAACATGGCGTGGTATTGGGTTGGAGCACGCTGCATTTACGCGCTTCGTTTTTGATGCTGACGCCGTTGTTGCTGGTGTTGCAGGCGCACTTCGGTCTGTCGCACGCGACGATCGGGATGCTGACGACACTGCCGCTGCTGGTATTTGCGGCGGTATCGCCTTTTGTCGGCAACTGGATTCCCCGTTGCGGCATGACGCGACTGTTCGGCGGCGCGATGGTGTTGTTGGCGGCAGGCGCTGTCCTGCGTTCGTACGCGGGCATCACCGGTCTCTTCGCCGGAACCGTGCTGCTTTCGGCGGGCGTCGCGATCGGCAATGTGCTTTTACCGACGCTCACCAAAGTTTGGTATCCCGAGCATACGGCGCTGGCGACCGGTATTTTTGTCGTCGCGATGAACGGTATGAATGCCGTCAGCAATGCGATTGTGATTCCGCTCGCCGCGCATTACGGCTGGCAACTCGTGTGCGCCTCCTGGGCGGCGACGGCGGTGGTGGGCGCGGGACTGTGGTTTTCATTACCGAATCGGCGACCGACGGCGCGTGCGCATAAAGAGCTTTCCATTCGCGCGGTCTTTTCCCACTATGCAGCGTGGTGGGTCGCGTTGTTTATGGGTTTGCAATCTCTGGTCTATTTTTCGCTGGTCACGTGGTTGCCGTATTGGGTCGTCGCGAAAGGTTACGATATGGCGCTCGGCGGTTACTATTCGTTTCTGTTTCAGCTGATCAGTTTGCCCGCTTCCCTTTTGACGCCGCTTTTGGCGCAGGGGCGCTATCGCCGTCACTACGGCGCGGCGGCGGGTCTGATATATCTTACGGGTTTTTATTTCGTATTTGCCGCGCAAACGCCGTTATATCTGACGGCGGCGATCACTTGGATCGCGCTGGCCGCCGGCGCCACGTTCAGTCTGTGCATGCTCGCCTTCGCGGTACGCGCCGCGAACCCTCTGATCGCGTCGCGCCTTTCCGGCGTCGGTCAGGCAATCGCGTATCTTTTAGCGGCGATCGGACCGGTCGGCGTGGGCGCGTTGTACGGCATGTACGGAAGCTGGCCGCCGCTGCTGTCGTATTTTATCGGCGCGTGCTTGTTGCTCGCGTTGTGCGGCTACCATGCGTTGCATTTTACCAAAGTGGGCGAAGACGCTCGCTGA